One window from the genome of Malus domestica chromosome 01, GDT2T_hap1 encodes:
- the LOC114819540 gene encoding probable mannitol dehydrogenase, producing MVMSKEQEHPKKAFGWAARDSSGVFFPFSRRETGDKDVIFRVLYCGICHSDLHMANNEWGISTYPLVPGHEIVGVVTEVGSKVQKFNVGDKVGVGCMVGSCTSCENCSKHHENYCPKVILTYGAKYYDGTTTYGGYSDIMVANEHFVVRIPDNLPLDGVAPLPCAGITTYSPLRYFGLDKPGIHVGVVGLGSLGHVAVRFAKAMGVKVNVISTSPNKKDEAIEHLCADSFLVSRDEDQLNKFAEMGTLDGIIDTVSAVHPLLPLIGLLKSHGKLVMVGAPEKPLELPVIPLLSGRKIVAGSGIGGMKETQEMIDFAAKNNITADIEVIPMDYVNIAMERLLKADVRYRFVIDIGNTLKSTL from the exons ATGGTGATGTCTAAAGAACAAGAACACCCCAAGAAAGCCTTTGGTTGGGCTGCCAGGGATTCATCTGGCGTTTTCTTTCCATTCTCAAGAAG GGAAACGGGCGACAAAGATGTAATATTCAGAGTGTTATACTGTGGGATATGTCATTCGGACCTTCACATGGCCAATAACGAATGGGGAATTTCTACCTATCCATTGGTCCCGG GACATGAAATTGTTGGTGTAGTGACGGAGGTAGGGAGCAAAGTACAAAAATTCAATGTCGGAGACAAGGTAGGTGTTGGATGCATGGTGGGATCATGTACATCTTGTGAAAATTGTTCCAAGCATCATGAAAATTACTGCCCCAAAGTGATACTCACTTATGGTGCCAAGTACTACGACGGAACCACCACATATGGAGGTTACTCTGACATCATGGTGGCCAATGAGCACTTTGTAGTCCGTATACCAGACAACCTTCCCCTTGATGGAGTGGCTCCTCTCCCATGCGCTGGGATTACAACTTACAGCCCTTTGAGATATTTCGGACTTGACAAACCCGGTATCCATGTGGGTGTGGTGGGTTTAGGCAGTCTAGGCCATGTGGCTGTTAGGTTTGCTAAGGCTATGGGGGTTAAGGTTAATGTCATCAGTACCTCCCCTAATAAGAAGGATGAAGCGATTGAACATCTCTGTGCTGATTCGTTTTTGGTCAGCCGTGATGAAGATCAGTTAAACAAGTTT GCTGAAATGGGCACATTGGATGGTATCATTGACACGGTTTCTGCAGTCCACCCTCTATTGCCCTTGATTGGTTTGTTGAAGTCTCACGGAAAGCTAGTGATGGTTGGAGCACCAGAGAAGCCTCTTGAGCTTCCAGTTATTCCGTTGCTCTCGG GAAGGAAGATAGTAGCTGGGAGTGGCATTGGGGGCATGAAGGAGACGCAAGAGATGATTGATTTTGCAGCCAAGAATAACATAACAGCTGATATTGAGGTTATCCCAATGGATTATGTGAACATTGCCATGGAGCGCCTTCTTAAAGCAGATGTCAGATATCGATTTGTCATTGATATTGGAAACACATTGAAGTCTACCTTGTAG